In Ectothiorhodospiraceae bacterium 2226, a single window of DNA contains:
- a CDS encoding HAD family hydrolase, whose amino-acid sequence MHELQALLFDVDGTLADTERDGHRVSFNAAFADAGLDWDWSPDLYGELLTVTGGKERIRYYLDRYRPDFQRPADLDGFIAGLHAAKTAHYTRLLAEGGIPLRAGVRRLLEEARAAGLRLAITTTTTPANVHALLENALAPDAASWFEVIAAGDIVPAKKPDPAIYHYTLQQMDLDPLQCVAFEDSENGLRSSLGSGVPTLITVNGYTRDHDFSGAQLVVDQLGEPGAACRVLAGEAHGAEFVDLDLVRRLHAAACEAEADAG is encoded by the coding sequence ATGCACGAACTCCAAGCGCTCCTGTTCGATGTGGATGGTACCTTGGCCGATACGGAGCGCGATGGGCACCGCGTCTCATTCAATGCGGCCTTCGCCGACGCGGGCTTGGATTGGGACTGGAGTCCCGATCTGTACGGCGAGCTGCTGACGGTGACCGGCGGCAAGGAGCGCATACGCTACTACCTCGACCGGTATCGCCCCGACTTCCAGCGCCCCGCCGACCTCGACGGCTTCATCGCCGGGTTGCATGCCGCCAAGACCGCCCACTACACCCGCCTGCTGGCCGAGGGGGGCATCCCGCTCCGTGCCGGCGTGCGGCGCCTGCTGGAGGAGGCCCGCGCCGCCGGTCTGCGCCTGGCGATCACCACCACCACCACGCCGGCTAACGTCCATGCGCTGTTGGAAAACGCGCTGGCGCCGGATGCGGCGTCCTGGTTCGAGGTGATCGCGGCGGGCGACATCGTGCCGGCCAAGAAGCCCGATCCGGCCATCTATCACTACACTTTGCAGCAGATGGACCTCGATCCGCTGCAGTGTGTGGCGTTCGAGGATTCGGAGAACGGCCTGCGCTCGTCGCTGGGCTCCGGGGTGCCGACCCTGATCACGGTCAACGGCTACACGCGCGACCATGACTTCAGCGGCGCCCAGCTGGTGGTCGATCAACTGGGCGAGCCGGGCGCGGCGTGCCGCGTGCTGGCCGGAGAGGCCCACGGCGCCGAGTTCGTGGACCTCGATCTGGTTCGGCGCCTGCACGCGGCTGCTTGCGAGGCGGAGGCCGATGCCGGCTGA
- a CDS encoding pyridoxal phosphate-dependent aminotransferase: MPAEARVAARAAAIEPFHVMALLGRARELEAAGHHVVHMEIGEPDLPTPALVSEAAARAVAEGRTHYTPSLGLPALREAIAGYYAEHFGVTVASERVIVTPGASGALLLAMAATLDPGDEVLLADPGYPCNRNFARLLAVEARAVPVEAAQRYQLTPEAVARHFGPRTRAVMVASPSNPTGTLIEPAALAAIARDVTARGAHLLVDEIYQGLVYEQAPRTALALAQPSFVINSFSKYFHMTGWRVGWLVVPPGYTAAVERLAQNLFLAAPTPGQYAALAALSPPALAEYERRRLLFKQRRDYLVPALDALGFEVGPAPEGAFYVYAGCGRYTDDSLAFALRLLEEAKVAVTPGVDFGTHGAATHLRFAYTTGMDELERGVARLERYLRGA, encoded by the coding sequence ATGCCGGCTGAGGCGCGTGTGGCGGCGCGCGCCGCCGCCATCGAGCCGTTCCACGTCATGGCCCTGCTCGGGCGGGCGCGTGAGTTGGAGGCCGCCGGGCACCATGTGGTGCACATGGAGATCGGCGAACCCGACCTGCCGACGCCGGCCCTGGTGAGCGAGGCGGCCGCGCGCGCGGTGGCGGAGGGCCGCACGCATTACACGCCCTCGTTGGGCCTGCCCGCGCTGCGGGAAGCGATCGCGGGCTATTACGCTGAGCACTTCGGCGTGACGGTGGCGAGTGAGCGCGTGATCGTCACCCCCGGCGCCTCGGGGGCCTTGTTGCTCGCCATGGCAGCGACCTTGGATCCGGGCGACGAGGTGCTGTTGGCCGATCCGGGATATCCGTGTAACCGCAATTTCGCCCGTCTGTTGGCGGTGGAGGCCCGCGCCGTACCCGTAGAGGCCGCGCAGCGCTATCAGCTCACCCCGGAAGCGGTCGCGCGCCACTTTGGACCGCGCACCCGCGCGGTGATGGTCGCCTCGCCCAGTAATCCCACCGGCACGTTGATCGAGCCGGCGGCCCTGGCCGCGATCGCGCGGGATGTGACGGCGCGCGGCGCGCATCTGCTGGTGGACGAGATCTATCAGGGGCTGGTGTATGAACAGGCACCGCGAACCGCCTTGGCGTTGGCTCAACCGAGCTTCGTGATCAACAGCTTCTCCAAGTACTTCCATATGACCGGTTGGCGGGTCGGCTGGCTCGTGGTGCCGCCCGGTTACACGGCCGCGGTGGAGCGGCTTGCGCAAAATCTGTTCTTGGCCGCGCCGACGCCCGGGCAGTACGCCGCGCTGGCGGCCTTGTCGCCGCCGGCGCTGGCCGAGTACGAACGGCGCCGGCTACTGTTCAAGCAGCGGCGGGACTATTTGGTACCGGCCTTGGATGCGCTGGGCTTCGAGGTTGGGCCGGCGCCCGAAGGGGCGTTCTACGTCTACGCGGGCTGCGGTCGGTACACCGACGACAGCCTGGCATTCGCCCTGCGCCTCCTGGAGGAGGCCAAAGTGGCCGTGACGCCCGGCGTGGATTTCGGTACCCATGGCGCAGCGACGCATCTTCGGTTCGCCTATACCACGGGCATGGATGAGCTGGAGCGGGGCGTCGCCCGCCTGGAGCGCTATCTGCGCGGCGCCTAG
- a CDS encoding DUF4168 domain-containing protein produces the protein MPTRTTLTGSFAAAALAAAMAFTLPAMAQEGGYGQPDGAQGQPMPPAAQPEPQLQAEDLDDEQLEAFAAAFVEVDKIRAQYEPELERSEDPQQAMEIQRQANEEMIQAIENEGLDPQTYNAIAMAAGPDEQLRNRLLDMIEEKQQN, from the coding sequence ATGCCTACGCGCACCACGCTTACCGGATCGTTCGCCGCCGCCGCCCTGGCCGCGGCCATGGCCTTTACCCTGCCCGCGATGGCGCAGGAAGGCGGGTATGGCCAACCCGATGGCGCCCAGGGTCAACCGATGCCGCCGGCGGCTCAGCCCGAGCCGCAGCTGCAAGCCGAGGATCTGGACGACGAACAGCTCGAGGCCTTCGCGGCGGCGTTCGTCGAAGTGGATAAGATCCGCGCGCAGTACGAGCCGGAACTGGAGCGCTCCGAGGATCCGCAGCAGGCGATGGAGATCCAGCGTCAGGCCAATGAGGAGATGATTCAGGCGATCGAGAACGAGGGGCTGGATCCGCAGACCTACAATGCCATCGCCATGGCGGCCGGGCCCGATGAGCAGCTGCGCAACCGACTGCTCGACATGATCGAAGAGAAGCAGCAAAACTAA
- a CDS encoding sigma-54-dependent Fis family transcriptional regulator, translating to MGRILIVEPDCALRGQLVRLLESAGMQIIETGDLVDGVARAAAGGIDAIVNGLPLGGGCLRLLEYARPSGAPACVVLLPPAEIAAAAQVLSAGAYDCLCKPLDLDRLPVHLHRAVEHRRLQAELARYRSLVGGNFHGMIGRSPPMQRLFDEVRRVAKATGPALVSGESGTGKELVARALHSESERRDRPFVAVNCAGVPAELLESEFFGHAAGAFTGAQQARRGLFAQAVGGTLLLDEISEMPLALQAKLLRILQEGAVRPLGSEQEYPVDVRVVAATNRDLEAEVRAGRFRDDLYYRLETFHMHVPPLRERGEDVELLAGVFVARHAEALGRTTPRLGAAVLERLHSYDFPGNVRELWNAMERAVVFAPGEEIGTAALPERMRRRGGAAAVRPADADPPLSPSPVPPGLIEGAMLPTLAEVERRYIRYVLEQAAGNKRRAAAMLGIGRRTLYRRLQQPE from the coding sequence ATGGGTCGGATACTGATCGTGGAGCCGGATTGCGCGTTGCGCGGTCAGCTCGTGCGCCTGCTCGAAAGTGCCGGCATGCAGATCATCGAGACGGGCGATTTAGTCGACGGGGTGGCGCGTGCCGCTGCAGGGGGGATCGACGCCATCGTCAACGGGCTGCCGCTCGGCGGCGGCTGTCTGCGCCTGCTGGAATACGCGCGGCCGAGCGGCGCACCCGCCTGCGTGGTGTTGCTGCCGCCCGCCGAGATCGCCGCTGCCGCCCAGGTGTTGAGCGCGGGCGCTTACGACTGCCTGTGTAAGCCGCTGGATCTGGATCGGCTGCCGGTGCACCTGCACAGGGCCGTCGAGCACCGGCGTTTACAGGCGGAACTTGCGCGCTACCGCTCACTGGTGGGCGGCAACTTCCACGGCATGATCGGCCGTAGTCCGCCGATGCAGCGCCTGTTCGACGAAGTGCGGCGGGTGGCCAAGGCCACCGGCCCCGCCTTGGTGTCGGGCGAGAGCGGCACCGGCAAGGAACTGGTCGCGCGGGCCTTGCACAGCGAGAGTGAGCGGCGCGACCGCCCCTTCGTGGCGGTGAACTGTGCCGGCGTGCCGGCGGAGCTCTTGGAGAGCGAATTCTTCGGCCATGCGGCAGGCGCCTTCACCGGCGCGCAGCAGGCGCGGCGCGGACTGTTCGCGCAGGCCGTAGGGGGCACGCTGCTGCTCGACGAGATCAGCGAGATGCCGCTGGCGCTGCAGGCCAAGCTGCTGCGCATCCTGCAGGAGGGCGCGGTACGGCCGCTCGGCAGTGAGCAGGAGTACCCGGTGGATGTGCGGGTGGTGGCGGCCACCAACCGCGACCTGGAGGCGGAGGTGCGGGCGGGCCGCTTTCGTGACGACCTCTACTACCGCCTCGAGACCTTTCATATGCACGTGCCGCCGCTGCGCGAGCGCGGTGAGGATGTGGAGCTGCTGGCCGGCGTGTTCGTGGCGCGGCACGCCGAGGCGCTGGGCCGCACGACGCCCCGGCTGGGGGCGGCGGTGCTGGAGCGTCTGCACAGCTATGACTTCCCGGGCAACGTGCGCGAACTCTGGAACGCCATGGAGCGTGCCGTGGTGTTCGCCCCGGGCGAGGAAATCGGCACGGCGGCGTTGCCCGAGCGCATGCGCCGGCGCGGCGGGGCTGCCGCGGTGCGTCCGGCCGATGCCGATCCGCCGCTGTCGCCGTCGCCGGTGCCGCCCGGCCTAATCGAAGGCGCCATGCTACCCACCCTCGCAGAGGTCGAGCGGCGTTATATTCGCTACGTGCTGGAGCAGGCCGCGGGTAACAAGCGCCGCGCCGCCGCCATGCTCGGGATCGGGCGACGCACGCTCTATCGCCGCCTGCAACAGCCCGAGTGA
- a CDS encoding DoxX family protein, with protein MRNSALALLLARLMLAAIFIIAGLSKVFFFNATVGYIASKGLPLPQVLLVLTIAIEIVGGLMLALGLRARLAALVLFLFLIPVTYYFHPFWDASPAAMRQELNQFLKNLAIMGGMLYVMAAGPGRLRLGQE; from the coding sequence ATGCGCAACTCCGCCCTCGCTCTGCTGCTCGCGCGACTGATGCTGGCCGCCATCTTCATCATTGCCGGACTGAGCAAGGTCTTTTTCTTCAACGCGACCGTCGGCTACATCGCCAGCAAGGGCCTGCCGCTGCCGCAGGTGCTGCTGGTGCTCACCATCGCCATCGAGATCGTCGGCGGGCTGATGCTCGCCCTGGGGCTGCGCGCGCGCCTGGCGGCGCTGGTGCTGTTCCTGTTCCTGATTCCGGTGACCTACTACTTCCACCCCTTCTGGGATGCCTCGCCGGCCGCGATGCGCCAGGAGCTGAACCAGTTCCTCAAGAACCTCGCCATCATGGGGGGGATGTTGTACGTGATGGCGGCCGGGCCCGGGCGCCTGCGCCTCGGGCAGGAATAG
- a CDS encoding gluconate 2-dehydrogenase subunit 3 family protein has protein sequence MDGVTRRKFLQMMGGLGALGVAPAGLATPAAVAAEGAQAPASFQYLNDREAAFLRAAVDHLIPADERWPSAAEAGVVNYIDRQLAGAYGHGHRLYLQGPWPAGTPQQGYQLRLTPRELYSLGIAAVEARLQEDGAAFAELGAQAQVRVLEQLEQGELELEPLPAPVFFETLLANTIEGYFADPAYGGNRDMAGWRMVGFPGAYSQYVKEIERHGVPFTRPPMSMMQSARRPHG, from the coding sequence ATGGATGGGGTTACCCGACGTAAGTTCCTGCAGATGATGGGCGGCCTGGGCGCGCTCGGCGTGGCCCCGGCCGGTCTGGCGACGCCCGCGGCGGTCGCCGCCGAGGGCGCGCAAGCGCCGGCGAGCTTTCAGTATCTCAACGACCGCGAAGCGGCCTTTTTGCGTGCGGCGGTGGACCACCTCATACCGGCCGACGAGCGCTGGCCGAGTGCCGCCGAGGCGGGGGTGGTGAACTACATCGACCGCCAACTCGCCGGTGCTTACGGCCATGGGCATCGCCTCTACCTGCAGGGGCCGTGGCCGGCGGGCACGCCGCAGCAGGGCTATCAGCTACGGCTCACCCCGCGCGAGCTTTACAGCCTCGGCATCGCGGCGGTGGAGGCCCGGTTGCAGGAGGACGGCGCCGCCTTCGCCGAGTTGGGGGCGCAGGCGCAGGTGCGCGTCCTGGAGCAACTCGAGCAAGGTGAGCTGGAACTCGAGCCGCTGCCCGCGCCGGTGTTTTTCGAAACCCTGCTCGCCAACACCATCGAAGGTTACTTCGCGGACCCCGCGTACGGCGGGAACCGGGACATGGCGGGCTGGCGCATGGTCGGTTTTCCCGGCGCGTATTCGCAGTACGTCAAAGAGATCGAACGCCACGGAGTGCCCTTCACGCGCCCGCCGATGAGCATGATGCAGTCGGCGCGGCGCCCGCACGGGTAG
- a CDS encoding GMC family oxidoreductase, producing the protein MAIRLKPVDVVLVGMGWTGSILAKELSAAGLRVVGLERGGWRETVPNFQSPAMHDELRYAVRHGLMQDTSRETLTFRNNVRQDALPMRQLGSFLLGDHVGGAGVHWNGQVFRFHPFDFQWRSHHVERYGADIIDPELTIQDWPVSYDELEPYFDRFEYLCGIGGKAGNLRGEIQPGGNPFEGWRSREFPNPPMKLAYGGKLFADAARAQGYAPFPVPSANLTRNYTNPEGLRMNACTYCGYCERFGCEHFAKASPQTSILPLAMQNENFELRTHAHVTRVNTAGVGGLATGVTYVDARGREYEQPAELVILCAFGIHNVRLLLLSGIGEPYDPRTGEGVVGRNYSYQTMSSVDIFYPPDTHINPFMGAGALGMVIDDFNGDNFDHSELGFIGGAYIAAYTTGARPIEHHAVPEDTPRWGAAWKQAVARYFNNNVGLTIHGSSMAHRANYLDLDPTYRDAYGQPLLRMTFDFPANDKRMSHYVTARAAEIAEAMGGEQVSVSEVDEHYSIVPYQSTHNTGGAIMGVDPASSAINRYLQSWAAHNVFVMGASAFPQNPGYNPTDTVGALTYWAAEAILNDYVKNPRPLVDA; encoded by the coding sequence ATGGCAATCAGGCTGAAGCCGGTAGACGTGGTGCTGGTCGGCATGGGCTGGACCGGCAGCATCCTGGCCAAGGAACTCAGCGCGGCCGGGCTGCGCGTGGTCGGCCTGGAACGGGGCGGCTGGCGCGAGACGGTGCCCAACTTTCAGTCGCCGGCGATGCACGACGAGTTGCGCTACGCCGTGCGCCACGGCCTGATGCAGGACACCAGCCGCGAGACCCTCACCTTCCGTAACAACGTGCGCCAGGATGCGCTGCCCATGCGCCAGCTCGGCTCGTTTCTGCTCGGCGATCACGTGGGCGGGGCGGGGGTGCACTGGAACGGGCAGGTGTTTCGCTTCCACCCGTTCGATTTTCAGTGGCGCAGCCATCACGTCGAGCGCTACGGCGCCGACATCATCGACCCGGAACTGACGATCCAGGACTGGCCGGTCAGCTACGACGAACTCGAGCCCTATTTCGACCGCTTCGAGTACCTGTGCGGCATCGGGGGCAAGGCCGGCAACCTGCGCGGCGAGATCCAGCCCGGCGGCAACCCCTTCGAGGGTTGGCGCAGCCGCGAGTTTCCCAACCCGCCGATGAAGCTGGCCTACGGCGGCAAGCTGTTCGCCGACGCCGCGCGGGCGCAAGGCTATGCGCCGTTTCCGGTACCCTCGGCCAACCTCACGCGCAACTACACCAACCCCGAAGGGCTGCGCATGAATGCCTGCACCTACTGCGGCTATTGCGAGCGCTTCGGTTGCGAGCACTTCGCCAAGGCCAGCCCGCAGACGTCCATCCTGCCGCTGGCGATGCAGAACGAGAACTTCGAGTTGCGCACGCACGCGCATGTGACGCGGGTCAACACCGCCGGAGTCGGCGGGCTCGCTACCGGGGTGACCTACGTGGACGCGCGCGGGCGTGAATACGAGCAGCCCGCCGAGCTGGTGATCCTGTGCGCCTTCGGTATCCACAACGTGCGACTGTTGCTGCTGTCGGGCATCGGGGAGCCCTACGACCCGCGCACCGGCGAAGGCGTGGTGGGGCGCAACTACAGTTACCAGACCATGAGCTCGGTCGACATCTTCTATCCGCCGGACACGCACATCAATCCGTTCATGGGCGCCGGCGCGCTCGGCATGGTGATCGACGATTTCAACGGCGACAATTTCGATCACAGCGAGCTCGGCTTCATCGGCGGCGCCTATATCGCCGCCTACACCACCGGCGCACGCCCCATCGAGCACCACGCCGTGCCGGAGGACACGCCGCGCTGGGGCGCCGCCTGGAAGCAGGCGGTGGCGCGTTACTTCAACAACAACGTCGGCCTGACCATCCACGGCTCGTCCATGGCGCACCGCGCCAACTATCTGGATCTCGATCCGACCTATCGCGACGCGTACGGCCAGCCGCTCTTGCGCATGACCTTCGATTTCCCGGCGAACGACAAGCGCATGTCGCATTACGTCACCGCGCGCGCGGCCGAGATTGCCGAGGCGATGGGCGGCGAGCAGGTCTCGGTGAGCGAGGTGGATGAGCACTACAGCATCGTGCCCTACCAGAGCACGCACAACACCGGCGGCGCCATCATGGGCGTCGATCCGGCCAGCAGTGCGATCAACCGCTATCTGCAGAGCTGGGCGGCGCACAACGTGTTCGTGATGGGCGCCAGCGCCTTTCCACAGAACCCCGGCTACAACCCGACCGACACAGTCGGTGCGCTGACCTACTGGGCCGCCGAGGCCATCCTCAACGATTACGTGAAGAACCCTCGACCATTGGTGGACGCATGA
- a CDS encoding cytochrome c4, with product MRHRLPALLIAGLAAAAAHAEPDLENGRAIAMGGGPGGPQTACFTCHGAEGEGDRAAAFPRLAGQSGFYLYKQLQDYAYGHRPNEVMTPIARELSDSDMEDVAAYYAALTDVPYGEPGEADPELLQRGGQLSAIGSREQGIQACVNCHGPGGAGMAPSFPYLAGQHANYTELTLHQWKNRLRRNDPLGVMEEIVRRMSDEDIRAVALYFEQVRPGNAHPQPIIRNGLGEHER from the coding sequence ATGAGACATCGACTCCCCGCGCTACTCATTGCCGGACTGGCCGCGGCCGCGGCCCATGCCGAGCCGGACCTGGAGAACGGGCGCGCCATCGCCATGGGCGGCGGGCCCGGCGGTCCCCAAACCGCGTGCTTCACCTGCCACGGCGCCGAAGGCGAGGGCGATCGCGCGGCGGCCTTCCCGCGCCTGGCGGGGCAGAGCGGGTTCTACCTCTACAAGCAGCTTCAGGACTATGCCTACGGGCATCGCCCGAACGAGGTCATGACGCCCATCGCGCGGGAGTTGAGCGACAGCGACATGGAGGACGTCGCGGCGTACTACGCGGCGCTCACCGACGTGCCCTACGGCGAACCCGGCGAGGCCGATCCCGAACTGCTGCAGCGCGGCGGCCAGCTGTCGGCCATCGGTTCGCGCGAGCAGGGCATTCAGGCCTGCGTCAACTGCCACGGACCCGGCGGGGCGGGCATGGCGCCGAGCTTTCCTTACCTGGCCGGCCAACATGCGAACTACACCGAACTCACGCTGCACCAATGGAAGAACCGTCTGCGGCGCAACGATCCGCTCGGCGTGATGGAGGAGATCGTGCGGCGCATGAGCGATGAGGACATCCGCGCCGTGGCGCTGTACTTCGAGCAGGTGCGTCCAGGCAACGCGCACCCGCAGCCGATCATCCGCAACGGGTTGGGTGAGCATGAGCGCTGA
- a CDS encoding c-type cytochrome, with product MRPLVGTLALLGAALMLSACDTDRPAADRSELRVVGGDPERGKRTYVQYGCGTCHTAPGVRGPQGKVGPPLTHFAERSYIGGQLPNRPDALVRFLQDPPALIPGTAMPDMGVNEQEARDIAAFLYTLD from the coding sequence ATGCGGCCGCTGGTCGGGACCCTCGCGCTGCTCGGCGCCGCGCTGATGCTAAGCGCCTGCGATACCGACAGGCCCGCGGCGGATCGCAGCGAACTGCGCGTGGTGGGCGGCGACCCCGAACGGGGCAAGCGCACCTACGTGCAGTACGGCTGCGGCACCTGCCACACCGCGCCCGGCGTGCGCGGGCCGCAAGGCAAGGTCGGTCCGCCCTTGACGCACTTCGCCGAACGCAGCTACATCGGCGGCCAGTTGCCCAACCGGCCGGACGCGCTGGTGCGGTTTCTGCAGGATCCACCGGCCCTGATTCCCGGCACGGCGATGCCGGACATGGGTGTCAACGAGCAGGAGGCGCGCGATATCGCCGCATTCCTGTACACGCTGGACTGA
- the coxB gene encoding cytochrome c oxidase subunit II, with protein MGGTRLTYRLGGALASLALGACSGPQSTLQPAGSDARLIDTLWWVMFWGSVVIFLIVMALVLYATFRPHHRRLPFKGRTLILVGGIAWPVVTLTALLIYGVSVGRTITQPVAPEAVRIEVTGHMWWWEVRYPDEGFVTANEIRVPVGTPVEIAVDTADVIHSFWVPNLAGKLDMLPGRVNHMRFTAEQPGVYRGQCAEFCGPQHARMAFYVVVETPEAYAAWVEKEAQPAREPQSELELRGRDAFLGAGCGACHTVRGTEAAGMLGPDLTHLGGRLSIGAGMFDNNRGTLGGWIVDSQAIKPGNKMPPFREFDGETLQALLVYLESLQ; from the coding sequence ATGGGTGGCACGCGGCTGACCTACCGTCTAGGCGGCGCGCTCGCGTCGCTTGCCCTGGGCGCGTGCAGCGGGCCGCAGAGCACCCTGCAACCCGCCGGCAGCGACGCCCGCCTGATCGACACCCTGTGGTGGGTGATGTTCTGGGGCTCGGTGGTGATCTTTCTCATCGTGATGGCCCTGGTGCTGTACGCCACCTTCCGGCCGCACCACCGCCGCCTGCCGTTCAAGGGCCGTACGCTGATCCTGGTGGGCGGTATCGCCTGGCCGGTGGTGACGCTCACCGCGCTGCTGATCTATGGCGTGAGCGTGGGGCGCACCATCACGCAGCCGGTCGCGCCCGAGGCGGTGCGCATCGAAGTCACCGGACACATGTGGTGGTGGGAGGTGCGCTATCCGGACGAGGGTTTCGTCACCGCCAACGAGATCCGCGTGCCGGTCGGCACCCCGGTCGAGATCGCGGTGGACACGGCCGACGTGATTCATAGCTTTTGGGTTCCGAATCTCGCCGGCAAGCTCGACATGTTGCCGGGACGGGTGAACCACATGCGCTTCACCGCCGAGCAGCCGGGCGTCTACCGCGGCCAGTGCGCCGAGTTCTGCGGGCCGCAGCATGCGCGCATGGCGTTCTACGTGGTGGTGGAGACGCCGGAGGCCTATGCCGCCTGGGTGGAGAAAGAGGCGCAACCGGCGCGTGAGCCGCAGAGTGAACTCGAACTGCGCGGGCGCGACGCCTTCCTCGGCGCCGGCTGCGGCGCCTGTCATACCGTGCGCGGTACCGAGGCCGCCGGCATGCTGGGGCCGGACCTGACTCATCTCGGCGGGCGTCTGTCGATCGGCGCGGGGATGTTCGACAACAACCGCGGCACCCTCGGCGGCTGGATCGTGGACAGCCAGGCGATCAAGCCCGGTAACAAGATGCCCCCGTTCCGCGAGTTCGACGGCGAGACCCTGCAGGCGCTGCTGGTCTACCTGGAGAGCCTGCAGTGA